A DNA window from Verrucomicrobiia bacterium contains the following coding sequences:
- a CDS encoding response regulator transcription factor — MSGLPEVRLALIEDDPRLRARLVALLHARPGWKVVAECASAANAASRIAAARPDLVLSDILLRGSSGIDAIAPIKRALPRVRVVMLTVIERPADIVRAIDQGACGYILKKDLANLTQHVEDVLAGRAPFMSPSVARRLLEQVRRQTRGRPPGAADILSAREREVLEHAGRGLHHKEIGRVLGITASTVKTHLQRTFDKLGTHSTIESIHKLRGDDEPLP; from the coding sequence ATGAGCGGGCTCCCTGAGGTTCGCCTGGCGCTGATCGAGGACGATCCGCGGCTTCGGGCCCGCCTGGTCGCGCTGCTCCATGCACGGCCGGGCTGGAAGGTGGTGGCGGAGTGCGCCTCGGCCGCGAATGCCGCGAGCCGCATCGCCGCCGCCCGGCCGGACCTGGTGCTGTCGGACATCCTGCTGCGGGGCAGCTCCGGGATCGATGCCATCGCCCCCATCAAACGTGCGCTGCCCAGGGTGCGGGTCGTGATGCTGACGGTGATCGAGCGCCCGGCGGACATCGTGCGCGCGATCGATCAGGGGGCGTGCGGGTACATCCTCAAGAAGGATCTGGCGAACCTGACCCAGCATGTGGAGGACGTTCTGGCCGGACGCGCGCCCTTCATGAGTCCGTCGGTCGCACGCCGGCTTCTGGAACAGGTCCGGCGTCAGACGCGCGGCAGGCCGCCCGGGGCCGCGGACATCCTGTCGGCGCGGGAACGGGAAGTGTTGGAACATGCCGGCCGGGGCCTGCACCACAAGGAAATCGGCCGGGTGCTGGGCATCACGGCCAGCACGGTGAAGACCCATTTGCAACGGACCTTCGACAAGCTGGGGACCCATTCGACGATCGAATCGATCCACAAGCTGCGCGGCGACGACGAGCCTCTTCCGTGA